Proteins encoded by one window of Gemmatimonas aurantiaca:
- a CDS encoding glycogen-binding domain-containing protein yields MRILQVTFVAGMLPLGLLSFGLPSGIAVAQRSPLFGTTGHFTSGNGPACHAQSMLTTQAQWSGLSATAFSAPIAQATRFGTTTPIVALAAHSSAQRTWQLDASGTVGHAESDCLAFSGQTRAFARLSRSLGHGGIALSYGYRSLSSLDPSRDRQGLGLAVWQRLRRVGISFDIRAHDRTSSFSREVATPIIVIDSSPGGNRITSDTTYRTVTSQMIQRAVDLRTAVQFQIGRVRLDLSGGGSTSRRTLPGSAVGGDTMRMQPAISHSRQLWTRANASVPLTGGLTVTAGVAALPAQPALNASVRGVYSLGVSFSRWPTHSGDRTHTPNDATSLETVRDDATRVRLRVKVPRASEVRVSGEPTRWSPVSMQRAPDDWWETTLAVGPGLYRMNISIDGAAWRPPPDVPTARDEFGGQVGLVTVR; encoded by the coding sequence ATGCGAATTCTTCAGGTGACCTTCGTCGCCGGCATGCTGCCACTCGGCCTGTTGTCGTTTGGCCTGCCATCCGGTATCGCGGTGGCTCAACGCTCCCCGTTGTTCGGCACGACGGGACATTTCACCAGCGGCAACGGTCCCGCCTGTCATGCTCAATCCATGTTGACCACACAGGCACAATGGAGCGGGCTTTCGGCGACTGCCTTCTCCGCTCCCATTGCGCAGGCCACCCGATTCGGCACCACCACACCCATCGTCGCCCTGGCCGCACACTCCTCGGCGCAGCGGACATGGCAACTGGACGCGTCGGGTACCGTCGGACATGCGGAGAGCGACTGCCTGGCATTCTCCGGGCAGACCCGAGCCTTCGCCCGTCTGTCCCGCAGCCTGGGTCATGGCGGTATTGCCCTCTCCTATGGATACCGCAGCCTCTCGTCGCTCGATCCCTCGCGGGATCGCCAGGGACTCGGACTCGCCGTCTGGCAGCGTCTCCGTCGCGTGGGCATCTCCTTCGACATCCGTGCGCACGACCGCACCTCGTCGTTCAGTCGCGAAGTGGCCACGCCCATCATTGTCATCGACTCGTCGCCCGGCGGCAACCGGATCACCAGTGACACCACGTACCGGACCGTCACATCACAGATGATTCAGCGGGCCGTCGATCTGCGAACGGCCGTGCAGTTCCAGATCGGGCGCGTTCGTCTGGATCTTTCCGGCGGCGGTTCGACGAGTCGTCGCACACTTCCCGGTTCCGCTGTCGGTGGCGACACCATGCGGATGCAACCGGCCATTTCCCATTCTCGCCAGCTCTGGACACGCGCCAATGCGAGTGTGCCTCTCACGGGAGGACTGACCGTCACGGCCGGTGTCGCGGCGCTGCCCGCACAGCCCGCCCTGAACGCCTCGGTGCGCGGGGTCTATTCACTGGGCGTCAGTTTCTCCCGATGGCCGACCCATTCCGGTGATCGCACCCACACGCCGAACGACGCGACATCACTCGAGACGGTGCGTGACGACGCGACCCGGGTGCGCCTCCGGGTGAAGGTACCGCGGGCGTCGGAGGTGCGGGTCAGTGGCGAACCCACACGCTGGAGTCCCGTCTCCATGCAACGCGCGCCCGACGACTGGTGGGAAACGACACTGGCGGTCGGCCCCGGGCTCTATCGCATGAACATCAGCATCGATGGCGCCGCCTGGCGTCCGCCGCCGGATGTCCCCACGGCGCGCGACGAATTTGGCGGGCAGGTTGGACTGGTCACCGTGCGTTGA
- a CDS encoding RNA polymerase sigma factor produces the protein MTDADLARSALDGNAQAFTELAHRHMSACLRFATRMLGSREDAEEATQDTLIRAYRSLAAFDGRTAFRTWMFAILVNRCRTALLSRTRRARWVQTDPDVVDRTAVPSHGPDTELRVELERALETLPGEQREAFLLKHVEQLEYVEMARITGVGISALKMRVQRACTKLQQQLEDYDDTAR, from the coding sequence ATGACCGACGCCGACCTCGCACGCAGCGCACTCGACGGGAATGCCCAGGCGTTCACGGAGCTGGCGCATCGGCATATGTCGGCGTGCCTGCGGTTTGCCACGCGCATGCTCGGCTCCCGCGAGGATGCGGAGGAAGCCACACAGGACACGCTGATCAGGGCCTATCGATCGCTGGCGGCGTTCGATGGGCGGACCGCTTTCCGCACCTGGATGTTCGCCATCCTCGTCAATCGCTGCCGCACGGCACTGCTCTCCCGCACGCGGCGCGCGCGCTGGGTGCAGACCGATCCGGACGTGGTGGACCGCACGGCCGTTCCATCGCACGGTCCGGACACCGAATTGCGCGTGGAGCTGGAGCGGGCACTCGAGACCCTGCCCGGCGAGCAACGGGAGGCCTTTCTGCTCAAGCACGTCGAACAACTGGAGTATGTCGAGATGGCGCGCATCACCGGCGTAGGCATCTCGGCGCTCAAGATGCGCGTGCAACGCGCGTGCACGAAGCTGCAGCAGCAACTCGAGGACTACGATGACACGGCCCGATAG
- a CDS encoding endonuclease: MTRSIPNRTPRARIVVAGSVALALVACGGGGSSTTAPPPPNTCTATPPAAQISYYTPAQGRCGTALLTALQQLVRGQRVLGYTSARDSLYAFVDRGSRTWIVDLYTGRQAAGVTTRATAAQNSINTEHTWPRSRGAEVDPALSDLHHLFSSDSAANERRQNYPYGLVRGTVIWTGPAAAGGTETSRLGYANGSGGPIVFEPRASVRGDIARGLLYFYLRYNTDRPSGYSLLNFAQERDLLIAWAREDPVDAWERSRNDAVFRAQGNRNPFIDWPELLDLLPTLPLS; encoded by the coding sequence ATGACACGGTCGATCCCCAATCGCACGCCGCGCGCCAGGATAGTCGTGGCGGGCAGCGTGGCACTGGCGCTCGTCGCCTGCGGCGGTGGCGGGAGCAGTACGACGGCACCACCGCCACCCAATACCTGCACCGCCACACCGCCCGCGGCGCAGATCAGCTACTACACGCCCGCGCAGGGCCGCTGCGGCACCGCCTTGCTCACCGCACTCCAGCAACTCGTGCGCGGTCAGCGCGTCCTGGGGTACACCTCGGCCCGCGATTCCCTCTACGCGTTCGTTGATCGGGGTTCACGCACGTGGATCGTCGACCTCTACACGGGACGTCAGGCCGCGGGCGTGACCACGCGGGCCACCGCCGCCCAGAACAGTATCAACACCGAACACACGTGGCCCCGCAGCCGCGGTGCCGAAGTCGACCCGGCACTCAGCGATCTGCATCATCTCTTCAGTTCCGACTCCGCCGCCAATGAGCGCCGTCAGAACTATCCCTACGGCCTCGTGCGTGGCACGGTGATCTGGACCGGCCCCGCCGCCGCCGGCGGTACCGAGACCAGCCGACTCGGTTACGCCAACGGATCGGGCGGACCGATCGTCTTCGAGCCCCGCGCCAGCGTGCGGGGTGATATCGCACGTGGGCTGCTGTACTTCTATCTGCGGTACAACACCGACCGCCCGAGTGGTTACAGTCTCCTCAACTTCGCGCAGGAGCGTGATCTGCTCATTGCCTGGGCCCGCGAAGATCCCGTCGATGCATGGGAACGTTCGCGCAACGACGCCGTGTTCCGGGCCCAGGGCAACCGCAATCCGTTCATCGACTGGCCGGAACTGCTCGATCTGCTGCCGACGTTGCCGCTGAGTTGA
- a CDS encoding TonB-dependent receptor has product MKFGSFNHRFGHRLSHRALPWMGVLAVAVGAVAPVLSIVPAFAEMRGISATGMLGAQETTGSIRGTVLGADGKPLAGATITATNTETGLVRNAVAGEDGAYVVRLLPSGTYRVMVRRLGSQQQEKTDIRVTVGSATALNFSLTDAATQLGAVQVSAARQVDVADGGVKQAVGQEEIQNLPTLGRDFTDFINLSGLVSPTPETTTGGQFSIAGARPSQTNLQMDGVDANNSFFGENRGGSRIPFNFSIESVKEFQIITNGFDVEYGNYAGGIVNIISKGGTNRRKATAYANYRGDALTSKNFDGTKVNNFNVQQFALQAEGPLVKDKLFWLVSADGQRRREPYVPSGPATLLRQAASLDAQADAAGSTSAAATLRNQAQRARLTADSLGRFFSILSDRYGIENPAGAYDEFATRNDVFTLFARLDWNINDRHRLSLRNNLSRYDNSNETYAATAQGGLSQTEAFKNRTNSLVGELNSALGDHASNVFRFQYSAEDRPRVGYDLKPQLRVNNVVSGTAYAWGGQNISFRNSLVENKVQLVNNTTLDLGRHTLKIGTNNIFSHYENDFWNQGSGFYTFDNLAALEQYRPLQYTRSVRSDGQVPRAVFDTYEYSVYAQDQWRVTSRLLATIGLRYDLSRFGDAPGRVIDAERAFGIQTGIAPIDKNNISPRVALAWDRKGDASEVWRAGAGLFYGRLPAVLGSNVGITDVPLQNLTCTGSAAEGDANAPPPVNGYRDWAASGDNNPMNCAGNAGIGGIPEYSFWTQNFQIPETYRANIGYERELGRATRFSADYLYTLTSNLYTVRNTNLRQPLFALANEGGRAVYVPAGSFLPGAAAGNQRLLNTDFGNLFQNYYDGRARSQALTFNLDHRFARETSIRASYTWTMAEDNGSFSCCTSFAGWTETRIGASGPNDIGGIGDTDKAWGPSGFVRNHTIILSGFTKLPLGFRLSGIFRMQSGTPWGPEQGGDLNGDGVTFNDRPFIFAPENFPVAIPTNITGTQEQATYVAAQREIYRGYLADNKCVGDYVGQIIPRNTCRQPWFNRLDVSLRNRIPTRAGQNAEISVDFFNVLNGLNSKWGRYQSVSANRRNLMVPSSYDTAGETIRYNLTDFFGNKTPLGTNLLLQFSMQLGVRYSF; this is encoded by the coding sequence ATGAAGTTCGGTTCATTCAATCATCGCTTCGGCCATCGCCTCAGTCATCGCGCACTGCCATGGATGGGTGTCCTTGCGGTTGCCGTCGGTGCCGTGGCACCGGTGCTGTCCATCGTGCCGGCGTTCGCGGAGATGCGGGGCATTTCGGCGACGGGCATGCTCGGGGCGCAGGAGACCACCGGTTCCATCCGCGGCACGGTCCTGGGTGCTGACGGGAAGCCGCTGGCGGGGGCCACGATCACGGCCACCAATACGGAGACGGGACTGGTACGCAATGCCGTGGCCGGCGAAGACGGCGCCTACGTGGTGCGTCTGCTGCCATCGGGCACGTATCGTGTGATGGTCCGCCGCCTCGGCAGCCAGCAGCAGGAGAAGACCGACATCCGGGTGACCGTCGGCTCGGCCACGGCGCTCAACTTCTCGCTCACCGATGCCGCCACGCAGCTCGGTGCGGTGCAGGTGAGTGCCGCCCGGCAGGTCGATGTCGCGGATGGCGGGGTGAAGCAGGCGGTGGGTCAGGAAGAGATTCAGAATCTGCCCACCCTGGGTCGCGATTTCACCGACTTCATCAATCTGTCGGGTCTCGTGAGCCCCACGCCGGAAACGACCACCGGCGGTCAGTTCTCCATCGCCGGCGCTCGTCCGTCGCAGACCAATCTGCAGATGGACGGCGTGGATGCGAACAACAGCTTTTTCGGTGAAAACCGGGGCGGCAGTCGTATCCCGTTCAACTTCTCGATCGAGTCGGTGAAGGAGTTCCAGATCATCACCAACGGCTTCGACGTGGAGTACGGCAACTATGCCGGCGGTATCGTCAACATCATCTCCAAGGGTGGCACCAATCGCCGGAAGGCGACGGCGTATGCCAACTATCGCGGCGATGCGCTGACGTCGAAGAACTTCGATGGCACGAAGGTCAACAACTTCAACGTCCAGCAGTTCGCGCTGCAGGCGGAAGGTCCGCTGGTGAAGGACAAGCTGTTCTGGCTGGTGTCGGCGGATGGTCAGCGTCGTCGTGAGCCATACGTGCCGAGCGGTCCGGCCACGCTGTTGCGTCAGGCCGCCAGCCTCGACGCGCAGGCGGACGCCGCCGGATCGACGAGCGCGGCGGCCACGCTGCGCAACCAGGCGCAGCGGGCGCGCCTGACCGCGGATTCGCTCGGACGGTTCTTCAGCATTCTGAGTGATCGGTACGGCATCGAGAATCCGGCCGGTGCGTACGACGAGTTCGCGACCCGCAACGATGTCTTCACGCTGTTCGCCCGCCTCGACTGGAACATCAACGACCGGCACCGTCTGTCGTTGCGCAACAACCTGTCCCGGTACGACAACAGCAACGAGACCTACGCGGCCACGGCCCAGGGTGGCCTCTCGCAGACGGAGGCGTTCAAGAATCGCACGAACTCGCTGGTGGGAGAACTCAACAGCGCGCTCGGTGATCATGCGTCGAACGTCTTCCGCTTCCAGTATTCAGCCGAAGACCGACCGCGCGTGGGCTACGATCTCAAGCCGCAGTTGCGCGTGAACAACGTGGTCTCCGGTACCGCGTATGCCTGGGGCGGACAGAACATCTCGTTCCGCAACAGCCTCGTGGAAAACAAGGTCCAACTCGTGAACAACACGACGCTGGATCTCGGGCGGCACACGCTCAAGATCGGGACCAACAACATCTTCTCGCACTACGAGAACGATTTCTGGAACCAGGGCTCCGGCTTCTACACGTTCGACAATCTCGCCGCACTCGAGCAGTACCGTCCATTGCAGTACACGCGCAGCGTGCGCTCCGACGGACAGGTGCCACGGGCCGTCTTCGACACGTACGAATACTCGGTGTACGCGCAGGATCAGTGGCGCGTCACGTCGCGTCTGCTCGCCACGATCGGTCTGCGTTATGATCTCTCGCGTTTCGGTGATGCGCCGGGTCGCGTGATCGACGCCGAACGGGCCTTCGGGATCCAGACCGGTATCGCGCCGATCGACAAGAACAACATCTCGCCGCGTGTGGCGCTGGCATGGGACCGGAAGGGCGATGCGAGTGAGGTGTGGCGTGCAGGCGCCGGTCTCTTCTACGGGCGTCTGCCGGCGGTGCTCGGCTCGAACGTGGGCATCACCGACGTCCCGTTGCAGAACCTCACCTGCACGGGCAGCGCGGCCGAGGGCGATGCCAACGCGCCGCCGCCGGTGAATGGTTATCGCGACTGGGCGGCCAGCGGCGACAACAATCCGATGAACTGCGCGGGCAACGCGGGCATCGGGGGCATTCCGGAATACTCGTTCTGGACGCAGAACTTCCAGATCCCGGAGACGTATCGCGCCAACATCGGCTATGAGCGGGAACTCGGTCGTGCGACGCGTTTCTCGGCCGACTACCTCTACACGCTCACGTCGAATCTCTACACGGTCCGCAACACCAACCTGCGCCAGCCGCTGTTCGCGCTGGCGAACGAGGGTGGGCGGGCGGTATACGTGCCGGCGGGGTCCTTCCTGCCCGGAGCGGCGGCGGGCAATCAGCGCCTGCTCAACACCGATTTTGGCAACCTGTTCCAGAACTACTACGATGGTCGGGCCAGGTCACAGGCGTTGACGTTCAACCTCGATCATCGTTTCGCGCGCGAAACGTCCATTCGGGCGTCTTACACGTGGACCATGGCCGAGGACAACGGATCGTTCTCGTGCTGCACGTCGTTTGCCGGCTGGACGGAAACGCGCATCGGTGCGTCGGGACCGAACGATATCGGCGGTATCGGCGACACCGACAAGGCATGGGGGCCGTCGGGTTTCGTGCGCAATCACACGATCATCCTGTCGGGTTTCACGAAGCTGCCGCTGGGCTTCCGTCTGAGCGGCATCTTCCGCATGCAGAGCGGCACGCCGTGGGGCCCGGAGCAGGGCGGGGATCTGAACGGTGATGGTGTCACGTTCAACGATCGTCCGTTCATCTTCGCGCCCGAGAATTTCCCGGTGGCGATTCCGACCAACATCACCGGAACGCAGGAGCAGGCCACGTATGTGGCGGCGCAGCGCGAGATCTATCGTGGATATCTGGCCGACAACAAGTGTGTGGGGGACTATGTGGGGCAGATCATTCCCCGCAACACCTGCCGTCAGCCCTGGTTCAACCGTCTCGATGTGTCGTTGCGCAACCGCATTCCCACGCGTGCGGGTCAGAACGCGGAAATCTCGGTCGACTTCTTCAACGTGCTGAACGGCCTCAACTCCAAGTGGGGGCGGTATCAGTCGGTGTCGGCGAACCGCCGCAACCTGATGGTGCCATCGTCGTACGATACGGCGGGTGAGACCATCCGCTACAACCTCACCGATTTCTTCGGCAACAAGACGCCGCTCGGAACGAACCTGCTGCTGCAGTTCAGCATGCAGCTGGGGGTCCGGTACTCGTTCTGA